TCATGAACACGACAGATCGTGGGACAGTCAACGGCTAAAATACTCGGGAAAATGCTCGGCCAATGCCCGTTGAAGGCCTTGAGCGAACAATGTTCCCGCTTTGCTATTGGGATGTGCGTCAGTCGGCGTCACCCATAATGTCCGAGGGTTTTCCTGCTGGACGGTTGATAAGAGATCGATAAATGGCGTGTCGTAACGACTGGCTTCGGAGGCAAGCAGATCCGTCACGTGTTGAAACGGATAGGGTGAGACTTGATGCAGTTCAGGGTAATTCACGATCAAAAACTTCATATCATGTTGTTCACAAAATTTCACCAGTTGACGAATCGCCTCCCGGGCAGCCAACCACCCAGGCTGATCCTCATCGTAAAGACCCCGGTAATAGCTGAGCCAATCCCCCCTGCCAAAATAGCTGCGCATCAAGACATCGAAACGACCCGCTAAAAACACCATGGCATAGGAATGTTCGACCAAAAAGCTCTGAGAACGGGACGGCGTGGGTTCGGCATCATTGATAAAGTAATTGAGCACGACAATGTCGGGTTGAAACCGGAATCCCTCATTGAGAAAATAGGCCGTTTGCATCGCCGTGTTGGAATTCCCGATCCCGGTGTTCAGCACTTCATAGCGACGAGATGTTCCGTCCTGATTCAACAGCGACTCCAGCACCATGGATGTCACGCCCTCTGGCGGCGCGCCCCAGCCAAACGTGACTGAGTCGCCAAGCATCATGATTCGAACCGTATCCTTGGGTTTTTCAAGACTGTAGTCCTGGTCTCGCCATCCAACGGAATTGATCGTGACCGGCACACTCATATAGGTCCCTGACACGTTCGGAACATGTTCATGTCCCATACCCGGTATTGAACTCACACGCTTCATGTCTTGAGCGTACCGCCACATTTCAATATCAAAATTATCGACATGAGTCTGAGTGCCTCGTACGTAGACTTCTGCCAAACCCCAAACAACCACGAGGCTCATCGCCACCAATACCAACCCGAACACCAAGTTTTTCATCATCTGGTCACTATGATCGTGACAACCGACCCTGTCCTGTTTGATTCGATCAGGTCGACACTCGTTTAAGAGGGTGGAGGACATGGAACCCAATGAGATGGATTGCGACAGGACGGTCGACAAGAAAGGCAAGCGCGTACCTTCTTTACGCGGCGATGTGAGCTCTCTTTATTAGACCTCGGAATACTTCAGAAGCAAAACACCCGTCAGGAATCATTTGTCCATGGACGACACTAGCAATCGGAAGCTATTGTAATCGAACGGAGCCGATTAGATAAATAGGGGACAGGGATTTGATCAATCTTTCTTGAGTGCTCTACGAAGATCCTCAACATGAATCGAAAAGTCGTCGCTGACGCGGGAACGTTGAATCACATCACGCGTTTTCACGCATGTGTAGTTGAGCCCCATATCCACGCACAAGCGGAAATAGGCATCAGTCGCACGAGAGGGGAAAAGCTCAATGACTCGAGTGCCAGGGTCGCAGAACACGAGATTCGCGAAGCCAGACCCATGTGGCCCCACGACGATCTCTGCCTCATGAAATAAGGTAATTTGCTCGGCCAAGGACAGCTGCTCAAGATGACAGAACCTAAACCCTTGAGGCGCTAGAAACGAAAAAATCTCTTCTTCATTCACCACCTTCCGTCTCCCGGCCAAAGAACGGGATACGTAGATTTTCCGTCTTGGCTTCGAACGCGTCCCTCCCGTGGGCAAAAACGTACGGCGCAGCCAATCGCACACCCATCGCGGATAATGATAACCAAACAAGACCTGATGACAGGGGATGACCATCTGATCACTACTTGCCCAAGGAATGTGGTCGCAGTTAACGAGACACTGCGTATCGATAAACCCCAATGCCTCAATGGACTCGATTTGAAACGATCGAGAATATTGCAAAAAATAATGCTCGACACGCTCTTCACACTCTCGCAACTTGGCAAGCCTGGGCAGTACATCAAATAACCAATGCGAATACATGTGCTGTTGTTCCGACGTCAAAACGGCCATCCGTCCCTGGTAATGTCGAGGCTGCGCCTGCCGTTTTCTATAGTCGACAGCAATACAGTCCCGCCACTTCCGTCTTTGATACTTCGTTCTCTGCCTCAGAGGATGACAGGCATC
The genomic region above belongs to Nitrospirales bacterium and contains:
- a CDS encoding GDSL-type esterase/lipase family protein codes for the protein MMKNLVFGLVLVAMSLVVVWGLAEVYVRGTQTHVDNFDIEMWRYAQDMKRVSSIPGMGHEHVPNVSGTYMSVPVTINSVGWRDQDYSLEKPKDTVRIMMLGDSVTFGWGAPPEGVTSMVLESLLNQDGTSRRYEVLNTGIGNSNTAMQTAYFLNEGFRFQPDIVVLNYFINDAEPTPSRSQSFLVEHSYAMVFLAGRFDVLMRSYFGRGDWLSYYRGLYDEDQPGWLAAREAIRQLVKFCEQHDMKFLIVNYPELHQVSPYPFQHVTDLLASEASRYDTPFIDLLSTVQQENPRTLWVTPTDAHPNSKAGTLFAQGLQRALAEHFPEYFSR
- a CDS encoding glycosyltransferase family 61 protein produces the protein MGHWLGSIPYIPISSTQFPRKMFNPPTMFDYTKFNEGDKEGFWDRPTPSPVTFHHVLSIADGSADRDGFVYDVSGLPVFDACHPLRQRTKYQRRKWRDCIAVDYRKRQAQPRHYQGRMAVLTSEQQHMYSHWLFDVLPRLAKLRECEERVEHYFLQYSRSFQIESIEALGFIDTQCLVNCDHIPWASSDQMVIPCHQVLFGYHYPRWVCDWLRRTFLPTGGTRSKPRRKIYVSRSLAGRRKVVNEEEIFSFLAPQGFRFCHLEQLSLAEQITLFHEAEIVVGPHGSGFANLVFCDPGTRVIELFPSRATDAYFRLCVDMGLNYTCVKTRDVIQRSRVSDDFSIHVEDLRRALKKD